In Bacillota bacterium, one genomic interval encodes:
- a CDS encoding PLP-dependent aminotransferase family protein, with the protein MFGLTVDKSSDMPLFRQVYMQIRDLILEGRVKAGEKIPSTRELAADLGVSRNVILEAYSLLMAEDYIQSRQGAGTRVAEGACFRRTKEVPSPLENVVPAPVEAQKDVIDFRSGVPALDVFPLKQWGRTIHQICLESSGTLLTYNAPEGNWELRRTLSEYLFRARGITCNPEQIIITSGATQGLALIAKLLFLPGAEVVTEDPVHIGVWKIASNEGYRLLHVPVDAHGLQTNLLTSKGTVPRFIYVTPSHQFPLGGILPIQRRIELTTYARDNDCFIVEDDYDSEYRYEGPPLSALQWLDPERVIYLGSFSKIMAPALRLGYVIIPAKLMDRCRELKRYSDVHTPSLDQLALARFIKEGRLERHVARMKRVYASRRRTIREALNYFFPGENTVFGDSTGLHLIAEFPGVEFTDEVVEMLMQNGVRVYPVDNYALRKGRHKNKVILGYGHLDSEQIAKGIQRLRFWP; encoded by the coding sequence ATGTTTGGTCTAACTGTAGATAAGAGCAGCGATATGCCCCTCTTCCGGCAGGTCTATATGCAGATCCGGGATCTGATTTTGGAGGGAAGGGTAAAGGCAGGGGAAAAGATTCCCTCGACGCGGGAGTTAGCTGCGGACCTAGGTGTCTCCCGGAATGTAATCCTAGAGGCCTACAGTCTATTAATGGCCGAAGACTATATCCAAAGCAGACAGGGAGCCGGCACCAGGGTAGCGGAAGGAGCATGTTTTAGACGGACAAAAGAGGTGCCGTCACCTCTTGAAAATGTGGTACCGGCACCAGTCGAGGCTCAAAAGGATGTTATAGATTTTCGTTCGGGTGTTCCGGCGCTGGATGTTTTTCCTCTTAAACAATGGGGGCGAACCATTCACCAGATTTGTTTGGAATCCTCGGGGACATTGCTGACGTATAACGCCCCGGAAGGTAACTGGGAATTGCGTAGAACCCTTTCTGAATATCTTTTTCGGGCCCGAGGTATCACCTGTAATCCCGAACAAATAATAATTACATCCGGAGCAACACAGGGTCTGGCATTGATAGCTAAATTGTTATTTTTGCCGGGCGCCGAGGTAGTAACGGAAGATCCTGTACATATAGGAGTTTGGAAAATTGCTTCTAATGAGGGGTATCGTCTTCTACACGTGCCGGTAGACGCACACGGCCTGCAAACCAATTTGCTCACGTCAAAAGGTACGGTTCCCCGCTTTATCTATGTCACCCCGTCCCACCAGTTTCCGCTGGGAGGGATATTACCGATACAACGGCGGATTGAATTGACTACCTACGCTCGTGATAATGATTGTTTCATTGTTGAAGATGACTATGATAGTGAGTACCGGTATGAAGGACCGCCGCTAAGTGCTTTGCAATGGCTTGACCCTGAAAGGGTCATTTACTTGGGTTCTTTCAGTAAAATTATGGCCCCGGCCCTACGTCTAGGATATGTCATTATTCCGGCAAAGCTGATGGATCGCTGCCGGGAACTAAAAAGATATTCAGATGTGCATACTCCGTCTTTGGACCAGTTGGCCCTTGCGCGTTTCATAAAGGAAGGCAGGCTTGAGCGGCATGTGGCCAGGATGAAACGAGTCTATGCCTCGCGCAGGCGTACCATTAGGGAGGCACTAAATTACTTTTTTCCTGGTGAGAATACCGTCTTCGGGGACTCCACGGGACTTCATCTAATTGCGGAATTTCCGGGAGTGGAATTTACAGATGAGGTGGTCGAGATGTTGATGCAAAACGGTGTTCGTGTTTATCCCGTTGATAACTACGCTCTTAGAAAGGGAAGGCATAAAAACAAGGTTATCCTAGGTTATGGACACTTGGATTCTGAACAAATAGCGAAGGGTATACAAAGATTAAGGTTCTGGCCTTAA